One Thermofilum sp. genomic window carries:
- a CDS encoding FGGY-family carbohydrate kinase encodes MYAVVDVGTTGVKLFLFNEELKRVHSERVELGFEKTEEGFVEQSSAKLAEVVRGFARKARSMGARKLGLCTYRASVLAWRRDGTPITNVVTWIDGRGREVVEKLPAHVAFLKKLSSSLSQILSPDSPAVLMRWILDHNPGLNEEVLRGGAFLWTLDSYLIYTLTGRFLADATNATLTGLLHPRNLEEISVVYSILKLPRAAPEVVDNVAEFGSFEGLEVSAVIADQQSAALAVGAVERGRVESVHGTGSFVEQCTGSLKVPSGGLVPVVMLSLDGERTYGIEGFVRTTGSIVEWLRQSGFFNTYEEMNDLAGKGRREVLVVPAFGGFRCPRAGKLRGLVVGLSLGAGRAEVIAGLAWGVALHIALLLKEISKHAGKPVEPLWASGGYSKSDPFLQILSDVTGMRVARPVDVEASSRGVAKLLLLSDGKISKRELAEPPPVGRFFEPRADAEERGFWLRSYEELLEVVRRWEENPFLRGSF; translated from the coding sequence ATGTACGCTGTGGTGGATGTCGGCACGACGGGGGTCAAGCTCTTCCTCTTCAACGAGGAGCTGAAAAGAGTGCACTCCGAGAGGGTGGAGCTCGGGTTCGAGAAGACGGAGGAGGGTTTCGTGGAGCAGAGCAGCGCTAAGCTCGCCGAGGTAGTACGGGGCTTCGCAAGGAAAGCTAGGTCGATGGGTGCGAGAAAGCTCGGCTTGTGCACTTACCGCGCCTCAGTGCTCGCCTGGAGGAGGGACGGCACCCCGATCACGAACGTTGTCACCTGGATAGACGGCAGGGGCCGTGAAGTCGTCGAGAAGCTACCCGCGCACGTAGCGTTCTTGAAGAAGCTGAGCAGCTCGCTGTCGCAAATCCTCAGCCCCGACTCCCCAGCAGTCCTCATGAGGTGGATCCTCGACCACAACCCGGGTCTCAACGAGGAAGTGCTGCGGGGCGGCGCTTTCCTCTGGACTCTCGACTCCTACCTCATCTACACTCTGACGGGAAGGTTCCTCGCGGACGCTACGAACGCCACGCTCACGGGGCTTCTACACCCGCGGAACCTGGAGGAGATAAGCGTAGTGTACAGCATACTCAAGCTGCCGCGCGCCGCTCCGGAGGTGGTGGATAACGTGGCGGAGTTCGGCTCCTTCGAGGGGCTTGAAGTATCAGCGGTCATAGCTGACCAGCAGTCCGCAGCCCTGGCGGTGGGCGCAGTCGAGAGGGGGCGCGTCGAGAGTGTTCACGGCACGGGATCGTTCGTCGAGCAGTGCACGGGCAGCCTGAAAGTCCCGAGCGGGGGGCTAGTACCCGTTGTGATGCTCAGCCTGGACGGCGAGAGAACCTACGGGATCGAGGGCTTCGTCAGGACCACCGGGTCTATCGTCGAGTGGCTCCGCCAGTCAGGCTTCTTCAACACCTACGAGGAGATGAACGATCTCGCGGGAAAGGGGAGGAGAGAGGTCCTCGTGGTCCCCGCGTTCGGCGGCTTTCGGTGCCCGAGGGCGGGAAAGCTCCGGGGCCTGGTCGTAGGCCTCAGCTTGGGCGCTGGGCGCGCTGAGGTGATCGCGGGGCTAGCTTGGGGGGTAGCCCTCCACATCGCGCTGCTCTTAAAGGAAATATCGAAGCACGCAGGCAAGCCGGTTGAGCCCCTTTGGGCTTCGGGAGGTTACTCGAAGTCGGACCCCTTCCTCCAGATCCTCTCGGACGTGACGGGAATGCGCGTCGCTAGGCCTGTAGACGTAGAGGCCAGCTCTCGCGGGGTGGCTAAGCTGCTCCTCCTCTCCGACGGGAAGATCTCGAAGAGAGAGCTCGCGGAGCCGCCCCCCGTTGGCAGGTTTTTCGAGCCCCGCGCGGACGCAGAGGAGCGGGGCTTCTGGCTCAGGAGCTACGAGGAGCTTTTAGAGGTGGTGCGCAGGTGGGAGGAGAACCCGTTCCTGAGAGGGAGTTTCTGA